In Brassica napus cultivar Da-Ae chromosome C2, Da-Ae, whole genome shotgun sequence, the sequence TTGTGTGCTTGAGATTGTTTCATGTGGGgctgaacaacaacaacaagaccCCATAATTTGCATAAGAAATGTGTCTAAATATTTTCCAACAAGATCTCTTGTTTACTGTTTCCGAGTTTCTACAATAAGCCAACCTAAAACCATAAAATCTCAATGATGATAATATATGAGCGAGTATTCAGTTGGAAATTGcatcaaaatataaaacatcatttgAAATTAGTGTAgttgaactttttattttataaaatagtttgaAACTTAATGTTATCAAACAATTTAAAGTTGTGAATTGTACTAgtttttaatcatttaaaaatgtttagcTGAAACTTTTAGTTACAAATAATAACataaattacatatttttaaattaaattaattaacgAAAATCTGAAGCTCCAAAAATTTACGTAAAATAAAATGACTTCAAATTCTAGTTAACTGTTAATCAAACTGAACTAAACCGACTCTACTCTACCCGTCTGATTAAACCGGTAACCCACAAAGGCTAACCACAGAACCACATTTTTGGCAATCTGATTTAACCGTCCTTCTTCCTCGCTCCTTGCCGTCGTCGCATCATCTCCGAAGCTCAAATCAAGCTCCTTCCACCTTCGATCTTCCTCGTTTCCCCCAAAAAGGTTTGTCCTTTCGATGTAAACCATAGTGTTCCTCCATTTCAATCTCTACAAAAATCGCCAACTCTTTAGAATATAGATCGAGATTTGCATTGTAACGTCGTTCATCGAATCGATTAGAAACCCCTAATCTTTGTAATTAGTGACGATTATATACGATCTGATTGTAGGAGAATGGCTACAGCTACGTACCCGCCGCCGCCTCCGTATTACAGACTCTACAAGGATTACTCTGAAAACCCTAGCTCCGCTCCCCAACCTCCGCCTCCGATCGAAGGAACCTACGTTTGTTTCGGTGGCAATTACACTGTGAGATTCTTCCTCTttatcaaagtttcaaactttatgAGTTTcacttttgaatttttggttGCTAGACTGAGGATGTTCTTCCAAGCTTAGAAGAGCAAGGAGTGCCTCAGCTTTATCCCAAAGACTCTAATGTTGGTATGTCTTTCTTCTAGAAGCTTCTAGAGTTGATGAGCATGGTTTTGATGATGTCCTCGTTGTGTAGATTACAAGAAGGAACTTAGGTCTTTGAATAGGGAGCTTCAGTTGCATATACTGGAGCTTGCTGATGTTCTCGTTGAGAGGCCTTCTCAGTACGCTAAGAGGATTGGTGATATATCGTCGATCTTTAAGAATTTGCATCACCTTCTCAATTCATTGAGGCCTCACCAGGTAAAGGAGATCCCGttttacaacatgttttcgtcggttaattgtttttaatcttctatTGATGTTCAGGCGAGAGCAACGCTTATTCACATTATGGAGCTTCAGATTCAACAGCGGAAGCAAGCTGTGGAGGACATTAAGAGGTTTGTAATGctctttgaacttttttttggcTTAATGGTATCGAGATCAATCTATAAACTATGATGAATCTGTAAAAAATTGTTGGTAGTTATTTCAATGTGTTGGAGATGGGAAATAAGCAGACAATTAATTGGTAATAGTGTTGTTTTGGTTTGTGTGTAGGAGGAGAGAAGAAGCACAGCGACTTCTTAAGGATGCTTTTGTCACTTTAGATGGACAATAGAGTTTCTTACTCGTTTTATGTAAAAACTATTTCTCTGTTTGACCCTCTtaagctttttctttttttttgttaatggtTAGACTTGGTAGATTCATACAGTGTATCAGGATTGTAGTAGACCAGAATTAACCGGTATTTGATCTCGTGTGTTCCTCATATCGTCAACCCATAAGTATGAAAGAGCTCATGATACTCTAATGTGGGCCTATATGATTGTCTATGCTACTTGAAACGTTTAGACTTAAAATCAAACCCATTGTACCATCGAAATCATTGTATTAAACGTCCAAAAGAATGTATAAATTTCTGAAAGCTTTTACCACTTTGATTATCAAGGAATGTGTATCGTTTCAGTCTTCAATTACTTAAAAAGGATTGTCTTAGTTGAGCACATAAAAGTCGAATGTGTAAAACTCAGTTTAAACTGTGTTATAGTGCAGCCTATTTGCCGAGATACTAGTTAACTATCTTAGCGTTTGATTGACCGCAAAAAATCTGGCCATTAATTATTTTGCTTGGGTGATGTAGCTGAACAAATGCGACATACGACgcataaataaaatatcttagCATTTGAAAGGAACGTGTAGGAGCATAAAGATACACGCGTGTTGCTcatgtagttttaaaaaaattgaggtTCTAGAATATTCTTGTAGGTTTCATcgttttatatggtttatagcaAACACGAGGAAGTCGACAAGAACCAACATTGTTCATTATGGATCGTCCACTTGTCCaccattcaaatcaaccaatcattctctctttctctatatATGTCCTTGAACTATAACACTTTCTTCAACACAAAACGTAGTATCTttagttaccaaaaaaaaaaaaaacgtagtATCTTTAATTGTTTCTACAGTTTTCAAATCTCTGGATCATGTGTTTCTTTGATAGCAGGGGCGACCGAAACTTGACTAAAGTAAAAAGAGATGTGGCATGGTGGATGGAAGCGGCTCCTCCACGGATAATTTATCCGGAGAAGCCAT encodes:
- the LOC106425283 gene encoding mediator of RNA polymerase II transcription subunit 7a; translated protein: MATATYPPPPPYYRLYKDYSENPSSAPQPPPPIEGTYVCFGGNYTTEDVLPSLEEQGVPQLYPKDSNVDYKKELRSLNRELQLHILELADVLVERPSQYAKRIGDISSIFKNLHHLLNSLRPHQARATLIHIMELQIQQRKQAVEDIKRRREEAQRLLKDAFVTLDGQ
- the LOC106359545 gene encoding uncharacterized protein LOC106359545 codes for the protein MCFFDSRGDRNLTKVKRDVAWWMEAAPPRIIYPEKPSNTPVLETILEERETEEDDQEHDEEDL